Proteins from one Rosa chinensis cultivar Old Blush chromosome 7, RchiOBHm-V2, whole genome shotgun sequence genomic window:
- the LOC112179546 gene encoding uncharacterized protein LOC112179546 isoform X1: MMGSHNLPFKVGEDIEWSSFMKGYRGAWFRCKIKDIGWRNGQLSCALEYYDFPDEKSKWEKMYQSNPADSKRTRKEKILMMRPPFPPMYNESKRPDVNTISEVVVIVNDIWKVGDLVDWWKDDCYWSGKVAEVLGDEKVKVELPLPPAGEGVEGETYEASCKDLRASLNWSLEGGWTVPTSKENENGRPCARVIKPDSQGDIASLMVQSLDDGRRDAQAIAGVKQPLTGKDTPTAETNMESDVADSGFEKMSCPDTVSKFKHASNEMEATTTRVDILDNKKPLKRKRTHVADSGFGKMSCSDSVSKLHVEEASNEMEATTTRVDILDNTMPLKRNKTHEDIVLNSTNSDTLEAALLDLEELVNRIKWMKGILGIGLPLTGAMRPRWKFLGDHSLSTSK; this comes from the exons ATGATGGGCTCGCATAACCTACCATTCAAAGTTGGGGAAGACATAGAATGGAGTTCATTCATGAAAGGTTATCGCGGTGCGTGGTTCCGATGTAAG ATAAAAGATATTGGCTGGAGAAATGGTCAACTGTCATGTGCCTTGGAATATTATGACTTTCCAGATGAAA AATCAAAATGGGAAAAAATGTATCAAAGCAACCCTGCTGATAGTAAAAGGACAAGAAAAGAGAAGATATTGATGATGCGTCCTCCCTTTCCTCCCATGTATAATGAAAGTAAAAGGCCTGATGTCAATACTATATCGGAAGTGGTAGTTATTGTCAATGATATCTGGAAGGTGGGAGATTTAGTTGATTGGTGGAAGGATGATTGTTATTGGTCTGGAAAGGTAGCAGAAGTATTAGGGGATGAAAAAGTTAAG GTTGAGCTGCCACTTCCTCCTGCTGGTGAAGGAGTTGAAGGAGAGACCTATGAGGCTTCTTGCAAGGACTTGCGTGCATCCCTGAATTGGTCTCTAGAAGGCGGTTGGACAGTGCCTACATCCAAG GAGAATGAAAATGGGCGTCCTTGTGCTCGAGTAATTAAGCCTGATAGTCAAG GGGACATTGCAAGCTTGATGGTCCAATCTTTGGATGATGGAAGAAGGGATGCCCAAGCTATTGCTGGTGTCAAGCAACCTTTAACAGGAAAGGACACACCAACTGCAGAAACAAATATGGAGTCTGATGTGGCAGATAGTGGGTTTGAGAAGATGAGTTGCCCAGATACTGTTTCAAAATTTAAACATGCATCAAATGAAATGGAGGCAACTACAACTAGGGTAGACATACTTGATAACAAAAAGCCCTTAAAGAGAAAGAGAACTCATGTGGCAGATAGTGGGTTTGGGAAGATGAGTTGCTCAGATAGCGTTTCAAAATTGCATGTTGAAGAGGCATCAAATGAAATGGAGGCAACTACAACAAGGGTAGACATACTTGATAACACTATGCccttaaagaggaacaaaactCATGAAGACATTGTGTTAAATTCAACGAATTCTGATACATTAGAAGCTGCACTTTTGGACTTGGAAGAACTTGTAAACCGGATTAAATGGATGAAGGGTATCTTGGGGATTGGATTACCTTTGACTGGTGCGATGCGACCCCGTTGGAAATTTCTTGGAGATCATTCTTTGTCCACCTCAAAGTGA
- the LOC112179546 gene encoding uncharacterized protein LOC112179546 isoform X2: MYQSNPADSKRTRKEKILMMRPPFPPMYNESKRPDVNTISEVVVIVNDIWKVGDLVDWWKDDCYWSGKVAEVLGDEKVKVELPLPPAGEGVEGETYEASCKDLRASLNWSLEGGWTVPTSKENENGRPCARVIKPDSQGDIASLMVQSLDDGRRDAQAIAGVKQPLTGKDTPTAETNMESDVADSGFEKMSCPDTVSKFKHASNEMEATTTRVDILDNKKPLKRKRTHVADSGFGKMSCSDSVSKLHVEEASNEMEATTTRVDILDNTMPLKRNKTHEDIVLNSTNSDTLEAALLDLEELVNRIKWMKGILGIGLPLTGAMRPRWKFLGDHSLSTSK, from the exons ATGTATCAAAGCAACCCTGCTGATAGTAAAAGGACAAGAAAAGAGAAGATATTGATGATGCGTCCTCCCTTTCCTCCCATGTATAATGAAAGTAAAAGGCCTGATGTCAATACTATATCGGAAGTGGTAGTTATTGTCAATGATATCTGGAAGGTGGGAGATTTAGTTGATTGGTGGAAGGATGATTGTTATTGGTCTGGAAAGGTAGCAGAAGTATTAGGGGATGAAAAAGTTAAG GTTGAGCTGCCACTTCCTCCTGCTGGTGAAGGAGTTGAAGGAGAGACCTATGAGGCTTCTTGCAAGGACTTGCGTGCATCCCTGAATTGGTCTCTAGAAGGCGGTTGGACAGTGCCTACATCCAAG GAGAATGAAAATGGGCGTCCTTGTGCTCGAGTAATTAAGCCTGATAGTCAAG GGGACATTGCAAGCTTGATGGTCCAATCTTTGGATGATGGAAGAAGGGATGCCCAAGCTATTGCTGGTGTCAAGCAACCTTTAACAGGAAAGGACACACCAACTGCAGAAACAAATATGGAGTCTGATGTGGCAGATAGTGGGTTTGAGAAGATGAGTTGCCCAGATACTGTTTCAAAATTTAAACATGCATCAAATGAAATGGAGGCAACTACAACTAGGGTAGACATACTTGATAACAAAAAGCCCTTAAAGAGAAAGAGAACTCATGTGGCAGATAGTGGGTTTGGGAAGATGAGTTGCTCAGATAGCGTTTCAAAATTGCATGTTGAAGAGGCATCAAATGAAATGGAGGCAACTACAACAAGGGTAGACATACTTGATAACACTATGCccttaaagaggaacaaaactCATGAAGACATTGTGTTAAATTCAACGAATTCTGATACATTAGAAGCTGCACTTTTGGACTTGGAAGAACTTGTAAACCGGATTAAATGGATGAAGGGTATCTTGGGGATTGGATTACCTTTGACTGGTGCGATGCGACCCCGTTGGAAATTTCTTGGAGATCATTCTTTGTCCACCTCAAAGTGA